One segment of Papaver somniferum cultivar HN1 unplaced genomic scaffold, ASM357369v1 unplaced-scaffold_137, whole genome shotgun sequence DNA contains the following:
- the LOC113334911 gene encoding zinc finger matrin-type protein 2-like → MSQSVAGVDNTFRKKFDREEYEERARERERQEEEDSRKSKFKGPPVQRQPLKRRDYEVDLDSRLGKTQVVTPIAPLSQQAGYFCSVCKCVVKDSANYLDHINGKKHQRALGMSMRVERASLQQVQERFEALKKRKVEGVFTEQDLDERILKQQQEEEERKRQRREKKKEKKKEKSKEEESEEVDPDVAALMGFGGFGSSKKSA, encoded by the exons ATGTCCCAGAGC GTGGCTGGAGTTGATAATACATTCAGAAAGAAATTTGATCGGGAAGAGTATGAAGAACGAGCTCGCGAACGAGAAAGACAG GAGGAGGAGGATAGTCGGAAATCTAAAT TTAAAGGACCTCCGGTGCAAAGACAACCATTGAAACGCAGAGATTATGAAGTCGATCTCGACTCTAGATTGGGGAAAACTCAG GTGGTTACTCCAATAGCACCTCTAAGTCAGCAG GCTGGATACTTCTGCTCAGTTTGTAAATGTGTTGTAAAAGATTCCGCGAATTACTTGGACCACATAAATGGGAAAAAGC ATCAAAGAGCTCTGGGTATGTCAATGCGAGTAGAAAGGGCATCTCTTCAACAG GTTCAAGAAAGGTTCGAAGCTCTGAAGAAACGTAAAGTTGAAGGAGTCTTTACAGAGCAAG ACCTAGATGAGCGGATCCTTAAGCAGCAACAAGAAGAGGAAGAGCGCAAGCGCCAGCGgcgagaaaagaaaaaagagaagaag AAAGAGAAGTCTAAAGAGGAAGAGTCCGAGGAAGTAGACCCTGATGTTGCAGCGTTGATGGGATTTGGAGGTTTTGGTTCATCTAAAAAAAGTGCttga